DNA sequence from the Devosia lacusdianchii genome:
GGACCTCAAGGTTCATGGCATCGAAGGCCTGCGCGTTTGCGACGCCTCGGTGATGCCCACCCTGGTCTCGGGCAATACCAACGCCCCGGTTATGATGATCGCAGCGCGAGCCGCCGCCTTCATGACCGGCAAAGCCATGGCGCACTGAAACGGAGAGACACAACCTTGGCCGAAACCCTGCTCGAGCGTGGCACCGGCCGGGATTTTGGCCGGGTCGCCCAAAACCTCTTCGGCAATGTGCGCCTCGATTTTCTGGGCGGCAGCGATGCCGACAGCGACCTGACTTCGGTGCGCCTCGGCGAGTGCCGGCTATCCCGGCTCTCGGCGGGCGCCCACCTCGTCTTTGGTGAGGATGTCGCGCGCCATTCCTATGCCCCGGATGCGATCAAACTGATCATCCAGTCGCGCGGCCTTTCGGAAATTGTGCAGGGCGGACGAAAAGCGCTCATCAGCCGGGATGCGGCCATCATCTACGACCCGACACGACCCTATATGCTCGCCAATCCCGAGCCGGTGGAATTGCTACTGCTGCAAATCCCCCGCGCCGCCCTGCCCGCGGAAACGGTCGCGGGCCTTGCTCAACCGCGCACCGCCGGCCCAAGCCAATTGGGCCTGCAAGCCGTGCTGCTTTCCCTGATGCGCTCGACCTTC
Encoded proteins:
- a CDS encoding AraC family transcriptional regulator; this translates as MAETLLERGTGRDFGRVAQNLFGNVRLDFLGGSDADSDLTSVRLGECRLSRLSAGAHLVFGEDVARHSYAPDAIKLIIQSRGLSEIVQGGRKALISRDAAIIYDPTRPYMLANPEPVELLLLQIPRAALPAETVAGLAQPRTAGPSQLGLQAVLLSLMRSTFNEVERLDAVARASIGQTMAGLVRTMLEADPMSEENDTTGLDLLRRRVEAYFRANLDRSDLSIAEVARRMGCTPRYVFRAFAAEATTPSDYLWNLRLEAAHQRLLSVQYAGQSISEIAFGVGYSSSAHFSRAFRSRYDMAPRDLRREAEGR